One window of the Bos indicus isolate NIAB-ARS_2022 breed Sahiwal x Tharparkar chromosome 15, NIAB-ARS_B.indTharparkar_mat_pri_1.0, whole genome shotgun sequence genome contains the following:
- the LOC109569404 gene encoding olfactory receptor 52B4-like, whose amino-acid sequence MATPNHTSPSHSLFILLGIPGLEDQHTWISLPFLLSYLVAVLGNSLLVFIIMTERSLHEPMYFFLCMLGVADLILSTTTVPKALAIFWFHAGEISLDGCVTQIFFIHATFIAESGILLAMAFDRYVAICDPLRYTTVLSRAVIIRVGLAVVLRSFSVILPDVFLVKRLPFCHSNMLPHTYCEHMAVAKFACAYIRVNVWYGLSVLLSTVVVDALLILVSYIFILNAVFQLPSRGALQKALGTCGSHLGVISMFYLPGIFTIIAQRFEHHVPPYIHILLANVCMLAPPMLNPIIYGVKTRQIRECVVSTLSSQWKLC is encoded by the coding sequence atggcaacccccaaCCACACTAGTCCCAGCCATTCACTCTTCATTCTGCTGGGGATCCCTGGCCTGGAAGACCAGCACACATGGAtctccctcccctttcttctttcctaccTTGTTGCTGTCCTAGGGAATAGCCTCCTTGTCTTCATCATCATGACTGAACGCAGCCTCCATGaacccatgtacttcttcctctgtaTGCTGGGTGTGGCAGACCTCATCCTGTCCACTACCACTGTGCCCAAAGCCCTGGCCATATTCTGGTTCCATGCTGGAGAGATTTCCCTTGATGGTTGTGTCACCCAAATCTTCTTCATCCATGCCACCTTCATTGCTGAATCAGGAATTCTGTTGGCCATGGCATTTGACCGCTATGTAGCCATCTGTGACCCATTGCGCTATACCACAGTGCTCAGTCGTGCAGTAATCATAAGGGTTGGTCTGGCTGTGGTCCTGAGGAGTTTCTCTGTGATCCTTCCAGATGTGTTCCTGGTGAAAAGACTGCCTTTCTGCCATAGCAACATGCTACCACATACCTACTGTGAGCACATGGCTGTTGCCAAATTTGCTTGTGCTTATATTCGTGTTAATGTCTGGTATGGTTTGTCTGTCCTTCTCTCTACTGTAGTGGTAGATGCTTTGCTCATCTTAGTTTCCTACATCTTCATCCTCAATGCAGTCTTCCAGCTTCCCTCCCGAGGAGCTCTGCAAAAGGCCCTAGGCACATGTGGCTCCCACCTTGGTGTCATTTCCATGTTCTACTTGCCTGGCATTTTTACCATAATTGCCCAGCGGTTTGAGCATCATGTTCCTCCTTATATCCACATTCTGCTTGCAAATGTCTGCATGTTAGCTCCTCCTATGTTAAACCCCATCATTTATGGTGTTAAGACCAGGCAGATTCGAGAATGTGTGGTTAGTACTTTGTCTTCACAGTGGAAACTCTGCTGA